Proteins encoded in a region of the Carassius carassius chromosome 49, fCarCar2.1, whole genome shotgun sequence genome:
- the LOC132132648 gene encoding BTB/POZ domain-containing protein KCTD7 gives MQHNGAGETPNGEPPPLQTSASRVRRFGQEGRTVPPQPTVMVVFSAASDSEKPGDAMSGADTGEEVYRKPAIPVPNLHLGKPLRTLDAPEEFPEVIPLNVGGTYFTTRLSTLRRYEDTMLAAMFSGRHHIPRDAEGRYFIDRDGAYFGDILNFLREGELPQRDHVRAVHREAQYYAIGPLLESLEDTQPLTGEKVRQAFLDLLPYYKENLERIVEIAKLRAMQRKARFAKLKICVYKEEMPITPYERPLFNSLRFERSESEAKLFEHHCEVDVSFGPWEAVADVYDLLHCIVGDLAERGISADQQCIGVCDKHLINHYYCKRPIYEFKITWW, from the exons atgcagcaTAATGGAGCAGGCGAAACCCCGAACGGAGAGCCGCCTCCGCTCCAAACGTCAGCGTCCCGGGTGAGGAGGTTCGGGCAGGAGGGGCGGACGGTCCCTCCTCAGCCGACAGTGATGGTGGTGTTTTCGGCTGCGAGTGACTCTGAGAAACCGGGAGATGCGATGTCGGGCGCGGACACCGGGGAAGAGGTGTATCGCAAACCAGCCATACCTGTCCCTAATCTTCATCTGGGGAAGCCCCTTCGCACTTTAGACGCACCTGAGGAG TTCCCCGAGGTTATCCCCCTGAATGTAGGAGGAACATATTTCACCACTCGGCTCTCCACCCTGCGACGTTATGAGGACACAATGCTGGCTGCCATGTTTAGTGGCCGCCACCACATTCCCAGGGATGCAGAGGGACGATATTTCATTGACCGAGACGGAGCATATTTTGG GGATATTCTGAATTTCTTGCGAGAGGGTGAGCTGCCTCAGAGGGACCATGTTCGTGCGGTGCACAGGGAAGCTCAGTATTATGCTATTGGGCCTCTTTTGGAAAGCCTTGAAGACACGCAGCCACTTACCGGAGAGAAAGTGCGACAGGCTTTTCTTGATCTTTTGCCCTATTATAAAG AAAATCTTGAGCGCATCGTGGAGATTGCAAAACTTCGTGCCATGCAGCGGAAGGCTCGTTTTGCAAAACTGAAGATCTGTGTTTACAAGGAGGAGATGCCTATCACCCCTTATGAAAGACCACTGTTCAATTCGCTGAGATTTGAGCGCTCAGAGAGTGAGGCCAAGCTGTTTGAGCACCATTGTGAGGTTGATGTGTCCTTCGGGCCCTGGGAGGCAGTGGCAGATGTTTATGACCTTCTTCACTGCATAGTAGGTGACCTGGCAGAGCGGGGCATCTCTGCTGACCAGCAATGCATCGGCGTGTGTGACAAACACCTCATCAACCACTACTACTGCAAAAGGCCAATCTATGAGTTTAAAATCACCTGGTGGTGA
- the LOC132132647 gene encoding rab5 GDP/GTP exchange factor-like isoform X3 has product MFKLQHTRTERYKRDTMSQRSERRGIHVDQSELLCKKGCGYYGNAAWQGLCSKCWREEYQKARQRQIQEDWALAEKLQREEEAAYVSSHSSSQTQPPQSNSLATFSKFEEKKTNEKTRKVTTVKKFFRPSSRTAPKKGTRRSPPKKESEKQEKEEKFKGRRESHGENLLRDLKGIFTEPWELASPTEALVSRLRESHEGKAPSPSITRQSSIETDRVSRDFVEFLKTIQKPGRDIHKQSRGFIESMGNKKDLSAEELSECVQDFYQGMSDRLLNHFKGSSEKVDSVMDQVEKYIMTRLYKSVFCPETSDDEKKDLATQRRIRALHWVTIQMLCVPVDEDIPEVSDSVVEAITDIIEMDSKRVPRDKLACITSCSKNIFNTIRVTKNEPASADDFLPTLIYIVLKANPPRLQSNIQYITRFCNPSRLMTGEDGYYFTNLCCAVAFIEKLDAQSLNLTPEDFERYMSGQVSPRQQEDPAAWPQSGSCVNPALSQIQHNLKLLSNLEKRQQQVTEGAQNLQTELAEWQDSVAREVQEILERYPLEIKSRASAIEAENVENDRLPPPLQPQVFAG; this is encoded by the exons ATGTTTAAGCTACAACATACCCGCACTGAACGAT ACAAAAGGGACACGATGAGTCAACGCTCGGAGCGACGGGGTATCCATGTAGACCAATCAGAATTGCTGTGTAAGAAAGGCTGCGGTTATTATGGCAACGCTGCATGGCAGGGCCTATGCTCCAAGTGCTGGAGGGAGGAGTACCAGAAAGCTCGGCAAAGACAGATCCAGGAGGACTGGGCTCTGGCTGAGAA GCTGCAGCGAGAAGAGGAGGCCGCTTATGTCAGCAGTCACAGTTCCTCTCAGACACAGCCTCCACAGTCCAACTCTCTTGCCACCTTCTCCAAGTTTGAAGAGAAGAAAACCAATGAAAAGACCCGTAAGGTCACCACCGTAAAGAAGTTCTTCAGACCCTCTTCCCGCACAGCCCCTAAAAAAGGTACAAGGAGG tccccccccaaaaaagaaagcGAGAAACAAGAGAAAGAGGAGAAGTTTAAAGGCAGGAGGGAGAGCCATGGAGAAAACCTCCTGAGGGATCTGAAGGGCATTTTTACAGAACCCTGGGAGCTGGCCTCCCCCACCGAAG CTCTGGTATCGAGGCTGAGAG AGAGCCATGAGGGTAAAGCGCCCAGTCCCTCCATTACCCGTCAGTCCAGCATCGAGACTGATCGCGTGTCACGAGACTTTGTGGAGTTCCTCAAGACCATACAGAAGCCTGGCAGAGACATCCACAAGCAGAGCCGTGGTTTCATAGAGAGTATGGGGAATAAAAAG GATCTCAGTGCTGAAGAGCTGTCTGAATGTGTGCAGGACTTCTATCAGGGCATGTCTGACCGACTCTTGAATCATTTTAAAG GCTCCTCTGAGAAAGTGGATAGTGTAATGGACCAAGtggaaaaatacatcatgactCGACTCTACAAGAGTGTCTTCTGTCCAGAGACCTCAGATGATGAGAAAAAAGACCTGGCCACCCAGCGCAGGATTCG GGCCTTACACTGGGTAACCATTCAGATGTTGTGTGTTCCTGTGGATGAGGATATCCCTGAAGTCTCTGATAGTGTAGTCGAAGCCATCACCG ATATCATTGAGATGGACTCCAAGCGTGTGCCCAGGGATAAATTGGCCTGCATCACCAGTTGCAGCAAGAATATCTTTAACACCATCAGAGTCACCAAGAATGAACCAGCTTCTGCAGATGACTTCCTACCCACTCTCATTTATATTGTGTTGAAGGCGAACCCGCCACGGCTGCAGTCCAACATCCAGTACATCACACGTTTCTGCAACCCTTCAAGACTCATGACGGGAGAGGATGGATATTACTTCACCAACCTG tgctgtgccgtTGCCTTCATAGAGAAGCTGGACGCTCAGTCGTTGAATCTCACCCCTGAAGACTTTGAGCGTTACATGTCCGGTCAGGTTTCCCCGCGACAACAAGAAGATCCTGCAGCCTGGCCCCAGAGTGGTTCCTGTGTCAACCCAGCACTAAGCCAGATCCAACATAACCTCAAGCTCCTATCCAACCTTGAGAAAAGACAGCAGCAGGTCACAGAGGGAGCGCAGAATCTGCAGACCGAACTGGCAGAATGGCAGGACAGCGTGGCCCGCGAGGTGCAGGAGATCCTGGAGCGATACCCACTGGAGATCAAATCACGAGCATCTGCAATCGAAGCGGAGAATGTGGAGAACGACAGGCTGCCACCACCCCTTCAGCCACAAGTGTTTGCCGGTTAG
- the LOC132132537 gene encoding uncharacterized protein LOC132132537: protein MKLSLVDPYAMAEVRLCFGRGAYKLLKPRNLPLLDKDCKPVPTETYVAYLIKSPQLCETRNDRVQSAETPAALESPKGTVNTLFTWAGDAHSLKERLNLNSGNFSTWTDCHGSKSSAVHVSFWRSSCLRIYGKLPLLSSHTGTHFKRQLRGAIYKNPHYEPPNDYVGQFMSLTRAYSGTQNKGSPLYKSKSAYYDILEVSPTATHVQIKTAYYKQSFIYHPDKNAGSEEAAFRFSQISEAYSVLGNKALRRKYDHGILSQADLLGTSKPAGRERESPASGQQSRARHSPSVGATQQNIFDFDTFIRSHYGEQLKREQEIRQRREELIRKKEEQVEDMELGRMKEIAVGIMLAMAVMILFSLKSSK from the coding sequence ATGAAGCTTTCTTTAGTTGATCCCTACGCAATGGCGGAGGTCAGGCTGTGTTTCGGGAGAGGGGCTTACAAGCTTTTAAAACCGCGAAATCTCCCTCTTTTGGATAAAGACTGTAAACCGGTTCCAACGGAAACTTACGTCGCATATTTAATAAAGTCGCCACAGCTCTGTGAGACTCGAAATGACCGTGTCCAATCAGCTGAAACACCGGCAGCTCTGGAGTCTCCAAAAGGGACTGTGAACACACTCTTTACCTGGGCTGGAGATGCACACAGCCTGAAAGAGCGGTTGAACCTCAATTCTGGAAATTTTAGTACGTGGACGGACTGCCATGGGTCGAAGTCATCTGCAGTTCACGTGTCCTTCTGGAGGAGCTCGTGTTTGCGAATTTACGGAAAACTCCCTCTCCTGTCCAGTCATACTGGCACTCACTTTAAGCGCCAGCTAAGGGGAGCCATCTATAAAAATCCTCATTATGAACCTCCAAATGATTATGTAGGGCAGTTTATGTCTTTAACCAGAGCTTATAGTGGCACACAGAATAAAGGCAGTCCGTTATACAAATCAAAGTCTGCTTATTATGATATTTTGGAAGTTTCTCCGACCGCCACGCACGTACAAATCAAGACCGCTTACTATAAACAGTCTTTCATCTATCACCCGGACAAGAACGCAGGGAGCGAGGAGGCCGCGTTCAGGTTCTCGCAGATCAGCGAGGCGTACAGCGTCCTGGGTAATAAAGCTCTGAGGAGGAAATACGACCATGGGATCCTGAGTCAAGCTGACCTGCTGGGAACCAGCAAACCCgccggcagagagagagagagtccagcATCAGGACAGCAGAGCAGAGCCCGACACTCCCCCTCTGTTGGAGCCACCCAGCAGAACATCTTCGACTTTGATACTTTCATCAGATCACACTATGGAGAACAGCTGAAGAGAGAGCAGGAGATCCGGCAGCGCAGAGAAGAGctcatcaggaagaaggaggaGCAGGTTGAGGATATGGAACTGGGCAGGATGAAGGAGATCGCTGTGGGGATAATGCTGGCGATGGCGGTGATGATCTTATTTAGCCTCAAGTCTAGCAAGTGA
- the LOC132132647 gene encoding rab5 GDP/GTP exchange factor-like isoform X2 — protein sequence MSQRSERRGIHVDQSELLCKKGCGYYGNAAWQGLCSKCWREEYQKARQRQIQEDWALAEKLQREEEAAYVSSHSSSQTQPPQSNSLATFSKFEEKKTNEKTRKVTTVKKFFRPSSRTAPKKESHEGKAPSPSITRQSSIETDRVSRDFVEFLKTIQKPGRDIHKQSRGFIESMGNKKDLSAEELSECVQDFYQGMSDRLLNHFKGSSEKVDSVMDQVEKYIMTRLYKSVFCPETSDDEKKDLATQRRIRALHWVTIQMLCVPVDEDIPEVSDSVVEAITDIIEMDSKRVPRDKLACITSCSKNIFNTIRVTKNEPASADDFLPTLIYIVLKANPPRLQSNIQYITRFCNPSRLMTGEDGYYFTNLCCAVAFIEKLDAQSLNLTPEDFERYMSGQVSPRQQEDPAAWPQSGSCVNPALSQIQHNLKLLSNLEKRQQQVTEGAQNLQTELAEWQDSVAREVQEILERYPLEIKSRASAIEAENVENDRLPPPLQPQVFAG from the exons ATGAGTCAACGCTCGGAGCGACGGGGTATCCATGTAGACCAATCAGAATTGCTGTGTAAGAAAGGCTGCGGTTATTATGGCAACGCTGCATGGCAGGGCCTATGCTCCAAGTGCTGGAGGGAGGAGTACCAGAAAGCTCGGCAAAGACAGATCCAGGAGGACTGGGCTCTGGCTGAGAA GCTGCAGCGAGAAGAGGAGGCCGCTTATGTCAGCAGTCACAGTTCCTCTCAGACACAGCCTCCACAGTCCAACTCTCTTGCCACCTTCTCCAAGTTTGAAGAGAAGAAAACCAATGAAAAGACCCGTAAGGTCACCACCGTAAAGAAGTTCTTCAGACCCTCTTCCCGCACAGCCCCTAAAAAAG AGAGCCATGAGGGTAAAGCGCCCAGTCCCTCCATTACCCGTCAGTCCAGCATCGAGACTGATCGCGTGTCACGAGACTTTGTGGAGTTCCTCAAGACCATACAGAAGCCTGGCAGAGACATCCACAAGCAGAGCCGTGGTTTCATAGAGAGTATGGGGAATAAAAAG GATCTCAGTGCTGAAGAGCTGTCTGAATGTGTGCAGGACTTCTATCAGGGCATGTCTGACCGACTCTTGAATCATTTTAAAG GCTCCTCTGAGAAAGTGGATAGTGTAATGGACCAAGtggaaaaatacatcatgactCGACTCTACAAGAGTGTCTTCTGTCCAGAGACCTCAGATGATGAGAAAAAAGACCTGGCCACCCAGCGCAGGATTCG GGCCTTACACTGGGTAACCATTCAGATGTTGTGTGTTCCTGTGGATGAGGATATCCCTGAAGTCTCTGATAGTGTAGTCGAAGCCATCACCG ATATCATTGAGATGGACTCCAAGCGTGTGCCCAGGGATAAATTGGCCTGCATCACCAGTTGCAGCAAGAATATCTTTAACACCATCAGAGTCACCAAGAATGAACCAGCTTCTGCAGATGACTTCCTACCCACTCTCATTTATATTGTGTTGAAGGCGAACCCGCCACGGCTGCAGTCCAACATCCAGTACATCACACGTTTCTGCAACCCTTCAAGACTCATGACGGGAGAGGATGGATATTACTTCACCAACCTG tgctgtgccgtTGCCTTCATAGAGAAGCTGGACGCTCAGTCGTTGAATCTCACCCCTGAAGACTTTGAGCGTTACATGTCCGGTCAGGTTTCCCCGCGACAACAAGAAGATCCTGCAGCCTGGCCCCAGAGTGGTTCCTGTGTCAACCCAGCACTAAGCCAGATCCAACATAACCTCAAGCTCCTATCCAACCTTGAGAAAAGACAGCAGCAGGTCACAGAGGGAGCGCAGAATCTGCAGACCGAACTGGCAGAATGGCAGGACAGCGTGGCCCGCGAGGTGCAGGAGATCCTGGAGCGATACCCACTGGAGATCAAATCACGAGCATCTGCAATCGAAGCGGAGAATGTGGAGAACGACAGGCTGCCACCACCCCTTCAGCCACAAGTGTTTGCCGGTTAG
- the LOC132132647 gene encoding rab5 GDP/GTP exchange factor-like isoform X1 produces the protein MFKLQHTRTERYKRDTMSQRSERRGIHVDQSELLCKKGCGYYGNAAWQGLCSKCWREEYQKARQRQIQEDWALAEKLQREEEAAYVSSHSSSQTQPPQSNSLATFSKFEEKKTNEKTRKVTTVKKFFRPSSRTAPKKESHEGKAPSPSITRQSSIETDRVSRDFVEFLKTIQKPGRDIHKQSRGFIESMGNKKDLSAEELSECVQDFYQGMSDRLLNHFKGSSEKVDSVMDQVEKYIMTRLYKSVFCPETSDDEKKDLATQRRIRALHWVTIQMLCVPVDEDIPEVSDSVVEAITDIIEMDSKRVPRDKLACITSCSKNIFNTIRVTKNEPASADDFLPTLIYIVLKANPPRLQSNIQYITRFCNPSRLMTGEDGYYFTNLCCAVAFIEKLDAQSLNLTPEDFERYMSGQVSPRQQEDPAAWPQSGSCVNPALSQIQHNLKLLSNLEKRQQQVTEGAQNLQTELAEWQDSVAREVQEILERYPLEIKSRASAIEAENVENDRLPPPLQPQVFAG, from the exons ATGTTTAAGCTACAACATACCCGCACTGAACGAT ACAAAAGGGACACGATGAGTCAACGCTCGGAGCGACGGGGTATCCATGTAGACCAATCAGAATTGCTGTGTAAGAAAGGCTGCGGTTATTATGGCAACGCTGCATGGCAGGGCCTATGCTCCAAGTGCTGGAGGGAGGAGTACCAGAAAGCTCGGCAAAGACAGATCCAGGAGGACTGGGCTCTGGCTGAGAA GCTGCAGCGAGAAGAGGAGGCCGCTTATGTCAGCAGTCACAGTTCCTCTCAGACACAGCCTCCACAGTCCAACTCTCTTGCCACCTTCTCCAAGTTTGAAGAGAAGAAAACCAATGAAAAGACCCGTAAGGTCACCACCGTAAAGAAGTTCTTCAGACCCTCTTCCCGCACAGCCCCTAAAAAAG AGAGCCATGAGGGTAAAGCGCCCAGTCCCTCCATTACCCGTCAGTCCAGCATCGAGACTGATCGCGTGTCACGAGACTTTGTGGAGTTCCTCAAGACCATACAGAAGCCTGGCAGAGACATCCACAAGCAGAGCCGTGGTTTCATAGAGAGTATGGGGAATAAAAAG GATCTCAGTGCTGAAGAGCTGTCTGAATGTGTGCAGGACTTCTATCAGGGCATGTCTGACCGACTCTTGAATCATTTTAAAG GCTCCTCTGAGAAAGTGGATAGTGTAATGGACCAAGtggaaaaatacatcatgactCGACTCTACAAGAGTGTCTTCTGTCCAGAGACCTCAGATGATGAGAAAAAAGACCTGGCCACCCAGCGCAGGATTCG GGCCTTACACTGGGTAACCATTCAGATGTTGTGTGTTCCTGTGGATGAGGATATCCCTGAAGTCTCTGATAGTGTAGTCGAAGCCATCACCG ATATCATTGAGATGGACTCCAAGCGTGTGCCCAGGGATAAATTGGCCTGCATCACCAGTTGCAGCAAGAATATCTTTAACACCATCAGAGTCACCAAGAATGAACCAGCTTCTGCAGATGACTTCCTACCCACTCTCATTTATATTGTGTTGAAGGCGAACCCGCCACGGCTGCAGTCCAACATCCAGTACATCACACGTTTCTGCAACCCTTCAAGACTCATGACGGGAGAGGATGGATATTACTTCACCAACCTG tgctgtgccgtTGCCTTCATAGAGAAGCTGGACGCTCAGTCGTTGAATCTCACCCCTGAAGACTTTGAGCGTTACATGTCCGGTCAGGTTTCCCCGCGACAACAAGAAGATCCTGCAGCCTGGCCCCAGAGTGGTTCCTGTGTCAACCCAGCACTAAGCCAGATCCAACATAACCTCAAGCTCCTATCCAACCTTGAGAAAAGACAGCAGCAGGTCACAGAGGGAGCGCAGAATCTGCAGACCGAACTGGCAGAATGGCAGGACAGCGTGGCCCGCGAGGTGCAGGAGATCCTGGAGCGATACCCACTGGAGATCAAATCACGAGCATCTGCAATCGAAGCGGAGAATGTGGAGAACGACAGGCTGCCACCACCCCTTCAGCCACAAGTGTTTGCCGGTTAG